Below is a genomic region from Brassica oleracea var. oleracea cultivar TO1000 chromosome C9, BOL, whole genome shotgun sequence.
TTAATCCAAGCATTTACTTTCCTTGTAAAGGTGAACTACGGTCGGCTTGATCCCCGCCTGTGGGGTACGTAGGCAACCTCTCACGAGGCTCAGTTAGTTCTATTAAAAAATTATATATTCTTCAAACAAATATCAGGTAGGATACGACCATCTCTCACGTAAAAAAATACGAGATCCGTTCTCAGTGCTGCAGCTCCGCGCTCACACAATCAAATTTCCGCAAAAAAAATATACGAGATCCGTTTTCAGTGCTGCAGCTCCGCGCTCACACTTAATCAAATTTGAAAAAAATATATACGAGATCCGTTCTCACTGTTGCAGCTCCGCACTCACACTTAATCAAATTTGCAAAAAAAAAAATACGAGATCCGTTCTCAGTGCTGCAGCTCCGCGCTCACACTTAACCCATCAACTAAAAAAAAAAAAGTTCATATTTTCAACCTGAGTCAATAAACGGGATGCACTGCCAAACCTCCGATCGCCTCACCTCAGTCCAACCCCGAGCCCTCGTCGCTTTGAAGTATTCCACGCACTCACTATCACTAGGAGCAAGAGGAACACCAACTAAATGAGAGACGAGCTCGAACCAGAAGACGACGAGCTCAACCCACCTCACCACGACACGGCTCCGTCGACAAATGGCAAGCTTGGGATAGCAAGAGACAAGCTCGAACCAAGGGACGAGCTAGGAACGACAGGAAGCAAACTTGGAACAAAACTGAAGAGCTTGAAACAAAAGCCGAACTCGAAGCCACCATTAACAAACTCATAGCATCAGATGAGCTCGGAACATCAGACAAGTTTGGGATCTCCAGCAACGAAATTGGAGCCACCATTGATGAGCTTGGGACGACAGGAGACGAGCGCGGGATCTTCAACAACGAGCTTGGAGCCGCCATTGACGAGCTTGGGATGACAGGAGACGAGCTCGGGATCTTCAACAACGAGCTTGGAGCCGCCATTGACGAGCTCGGAGCCACCATTGAAGAGCTCGGGACATCAAGAGGCGAGCTCAGAGCCGCCATCGACGAGCTCCAGACATCAAGAGGCAAGCTCGGAGCCGCCATTAACGAGCTCAGAGCCACCAGCAACGAGCTCGGAGCCGCCGTCGATAAACTCGGGACGACAGGAGACAAAATCCCCCCATTAACGAGCTCTTCTCAAACCCAGCTCCTCCTTCGACGAGCTCAGCCTCTCCCAACGAACTCAGAACCACCATTGACGAGCTCTTCTCCAGCTCAGCCCCTCCTTCGACGAGCTCAGCCTTTCACCGGTGACAAGCTCAGCTCCTCCTTCAAACGAGCTCAGCCTCTCTTCCCCACACCACAGACCATGACCAAACAACCAAAAAAAAAAAAAAAAAAGGAGCGCAGCCTCTCTTTCCCAAACCACAGACCACGACCAAACCTGTTTTTTCAAAAAAAAAACAAGCTCACACCACAGACCACGACCACTAGGCGAGCACAACCTCTCCAACAATTGCTTCCGCCTGTTTTCAACGAGCTCAGCCTCTTCTTTCTTACACCTCAAACCCACGACCAAAACCCCTTTTTCTTTAAAAAAAAAAAGTGTCGGCAGGGAGATAAAGAAAGGAGGAGGACCACCCAAAAATAAAAATAAAAATAAAAATACAAATAAAAAGATAAGAAATAGAGAGAAGGAACCACCCAGCGATGAGACTGTTCCACGACACCAAATCACGAAAAGGCATTGAATCGAACAGCCCTCATGCCCGAGCAACCTCACGTCTCTTTCCCCACCTATTTCTTGCGAGCTCATCGTCTTTTCGACTCCATCTCTCCTCCGTCGTGTTTGCCGGACAGTCTCTTCATGGCTTCCACCGAAAACCCTCCAATCGTCTTTGTCCACGGCCAGCCGAGTTAAATCTCTTGGTTAATTCCTCTTCTTAGTTTTTCTCGGAGAATCTCCAAAAAGGAACTCTATTTTGAAGTTTCCAAAACTCTATATTTGAAGTTTCATTGTGTTCTTCTCCAAAATAAAACTTCAAACCTAACTTCAAAATTATTTATATTTTACACTATGGTCCTTATATTTGTCATAGTTGATGTAAATTCATAAAACTTCTATAAATAACTAATACATATATATAAATATTACAGAAATATTAATTAAAAAATCTTACACTCAAATATAAAATTATAAATAAAAGTACATAATTAAATATTAAACTGCAAGAAAATACTACATTATTCCATAAAATTATTTCCGTAATGCTCCCATATATGATCAACTATTGCATTTTGAAGTAAGAAAAGTAAGAAATGATTCTCTTTATTTTTTATTTGTAGATTACGAGCCATAAATTGTTTAAATCGAATATCCTCATAATATGGCCGCTGATAGTTTGAAATCATCAAACGAAAAAATCCTTGATCTTTTAAACGAAAGTACAATAAGCAGGGAAAAAGGTCATAAGATGATTGAATTACGACTGCAAAATGAAGCAAAAAAATTAGCTTTTAAAGAAGTAAAAAAGGAAAATAAAATATTGCTGAAAAACTTAACTTCTATCGATGATGTTAATATTCGTGAATACATTCGATTTGAACAAGAAAGAATCGTACGAAAAAGGCGTCAAGAGCAACAATAACAACCATCTTCGGTTACACAAAATTTGTTTGAACAATATTTTGGAGATTTGGGAAGTTCCATAGCAAATTTACCAGACTATTAGTGTTGTTATAATATTTAAATTTGAGTAATAATTATGTCTTCATGTGTCTTTTTAATAAGTTTTTATTATGGCTTTTTGTAATATTCTTGTTGTTTAATTCTAGTTTTAAAATATTATAAATCTTGTTTTAAAATTTTTATTTAATTTCATGTGTAAAACTTAAATTTATAAAACAAATTTGAAATATTTATGAGATATAAAAGTTTTAAGGATTAAAATAATAAACAAAAAAATATTTAAGAATTATAAATATGATGTATAATTGTAAGAAGCAAAATACAAATAAAAAGATGAAACTTCGAATTTGAAATTTTGAAAAGTTAAACTCTATATTTGGAGTTATAGAGTTTCTTTTGAAGATGCTCTTAGGTTTCGATTTGGGGTTTTTAGGTTTGGGTTTTGTTTTTCCTTGAATATCTGTTTCTGGGTCTAGAATTCATGTCTTGAGTGTCAGTCTCTGTTACACACAATCGATCATATCATCTCTGCTGATATTCTCAGCTAGGAGGTCTTGACTATCCAACTTATCTTTTTCTCTGGTTTATCTTGTATCGGTTTTATCTTGTTATCTGTGTAAAGGTTCTTTGTATCTGGTCTTCACTATCTTGTTTTTAGCTTGTCTCTGGTCTCGGCTATCTTTTTTTTTTTATCTTATCTCTGTGTTTTACTAACTATTTTATATTGTTAATAGTCTCTGTGTCACGTTTTTGTTCTCTGTGTAATGATTCTTTGTATTATGGTTTAGGGTGTTATGAGGCGGGAGGAGGAGGAGATAGCTCGAAGCATGTCTTCCATTATAAGGATTTTCGTTGTGAAAAAGCTGAGAGATTTCTGTTGTGTGGAGTTTATCCCTTTTGAAACTTTCTCCAAGCATCTCTTCCATTATAAGGATTTTCATCATCTTTCAAGAGATTAATAGTGATCGAATTTTTTGGGCTGATTTTCTTTGACATGTTTCAGTGAAAAAATCATTCTATTGTTTAATAATAGTCTTCGTAGATGTGTGATGATATATGCAGTGGATAGCCAGACTTGATTCATGTTTCTGTTACTTATGATCATTTATGGGTGTATGTTTACATGACCTTGTTTTTGTTGCAGACTGGGAAGCCCGTGCAGGTCGTGAACCCAGTCAATTACTCTCCGTTGAAGACTATTTGACTAAACAAAGGAAGGAGTCAGGTTCTAAGGAGCTGTTCTTGAATTCAGAGCAAAGAAAGGAGTCGCCAAGGAGCAGGTGTATCTGGATAACATCCAATGCAATGATCCGTAATAGAAATCATTTTTAAGTTTTGAACTTTTGTTTTTCTTGTTCTCTTTTCATTTTTTTTGTTTTCGTTTTGTCTATATCATGCTTAATGATCTAGTATGTTTTAGCTTGTATCACAAATTTTTATTAGTTTTATTTATTTTTATATATTATTTTTCTCACTAATCAAAATATATTGGAAACTAAATAATTTCTCAAAAAATAATAAATTGTATTAGTTACAAATAATGTTAGGAGACTTTTACATTAATTATGCATAGCGTTCAAAATTGATAGTGCTATGTATACTACATTTGTAAAAGCCATTTGCATAATTAAAATCAGATCAACTAAATATAGCAAATATAGCGTTTGCATTTTTACAAACGCAATCTAAAAGTAAGAGGTATGTCAACTATAGCAGAATAAAAAAAAAACGCTATCATGATTTGCTATTAATATCCACATTTCCTGTAGTGTTCCGAAAAATTAATGCACCACCGTCACACAAAATGAGGCCTACGAGCCGAATGAACGGACATGAGAGGTCCATTAGCCGTGGGCGGTTAGAGAGTTACATGTGGTACTTGAGACAAACCCAGACGAGTGTGCAACGAGAACGTAGCGTTCTGTGAAAGGGGGTGAATTTTAACATCCCGGTTTGTAGTATACGGAAAACCTAAAAAATAATTTATTTGCCTATCTATGTCACCAAAGTGTACTTAGCGTTCGGTCACCAATCCATTTAGAACTCCTGAAATTAAAGTGCTTGAGCTGGAGTAGTAGAAGGATGGGTAACCTATCTGGTTGTAATTCACGATATTGTACTAGTGAAACCAAAGCGTGGAGAAAGGTTATGCGGTAATTGTAGGGTCAGTAAACAAGTCTTCCGAACCTCCAAAAAATTAACACACTATCCGTTGAACGAGATGGAGTCCATGGGCAGAGTGAACGGACGTAGGAGGCTTATTAGCCATAGCTGATCGGAGTGTTACGTAAATCTTGAATTATGAAAAAACTACAATCTCATAATGATAGTAAAAGATTCATTCGTATCATGGTGATCAAGAGAAGACTCATGACGTCTTTTCCAACAACATACAAGCATTGAAGCAGTGCCGACCATTAGACGAAGCAAAGGAAAAACATGCTTCCAGCCTTTTGTTTTATCAATTATTTTCTGCCACATATTAATATTAGTTTTTATTTGTTTAGCGATAATCAATATTCCATGATATGTTAAACAACCAAAGATGGAGGCTACTAGTGGCCCATAAACTTTTTATTTACTTTTTTTTTTGTTTTTTTCTTCCAAAAATGTCGTTAACTTTTTTTTTTTTGCCTCGTCTTTAAATTCGTAAGAACGGCTCTTCCTAAAATATAATAGTAATCAAATGTTCATAAGCTGCTTATGCAAATGGGTGTGTTCTTGAGCTAAGATCCACTCTTAACTGAAAACCCTCTTTCTGAAACCAAGTCATCTTCAAATAACTATTTTAATTCAGATCTTTCCCTCCACCGGCCACTTTCACATCATCCTCCATTCTAGAGCCTCCTCTGTTCTTCCTCCTTCTATATTATGAGTTATGATATCTATCAATACTCCCCCAACGAAATCCCACTTCCGTGAAGCTTGTAATAAGAAAAACATGTGACAAACTCTTTAGAAGAAACCCGCGAATTCTCCAAAATAGATATGTCCACCCACTTAACAAGAAACTCCAAGCCATCCATCTCATTATGACGCTTATTGATACATGCAGAAAGTTGGGTAGTCCAGATGGGCGAAGGACATTCAAATCAGTTCAAGCCGATATGTAGTAGTGACCAAAATCCGAGTTCTAAAACTGAAATAAATTCAAATTGAAATTAGATGATAAGGATAATAATTAGGCCTTGACAATTGGGTGACAATACGGGTTTAAGTCAGTTTATATTGGGTTTTGGGTTTACAAAATCAACTCCATTCGGGTATTATAATAATTTGTGTAGGTCATGGTTCGTATTTAGTTAGATTCGGTTTGGATTTGGTAACACATCCTAAACCTGGTTTAGCCGCATTTGATTTTTGGCTATCTTAATATATTATTATCCAAATATACCTGTGTTAGGAAACTTAACCTGCATTTTTTGTTTCACGAAATTAAAAAGAGGAATTCTTACAAATCAGTCAATGCTTACTTCCTTGTTACAATGCTTATGTAACGACCATGATCTTAGTGGGCCCTTTGCTTTAGTAATGAAAACCCATAACTATTTTACTTTGTCCCCGGCTCGTCGATCAAAGCTTATCATAAAAAGCCAAAATTAGTGTAAACTTGTCTCCTCCTCTTGACCTCCCGAACGATGTGGTCGCTTTTGAAGAAATACAAACGGTCAGAATCGACATACCGCATAATGATCCACTCGTGATCGAGCTGGTCATCAAGGAACATGACATGGCCAGGATCCTCGTATACACATTAAGCATTGTTATATAATTTTCCAAGAAATTATCAAAATGACGAATATCAATCTTTCCAAAATCATCCTGACTCTGAAACCATTAACAGGTTTTTTTGTTTGGATATTATCTTTGGACTTTTGGATCCATCGAACTTACTGTCATGGTCGAAGGCGTGACAAAGATCATAGATTCTCAGTACTCAACCACCCGGTGATATACAATGCAATCTTGGGAACACCTTGGATAAACTCCATGAGGGCTCTCCAGTCAACTTACCATCTTTGCGTCAAATTCCAAACTCCAAACAGAATTAAGAAGATATGGGGATCCCAAAAACAGTTGCGCCTCTGTTTCCTAGCCGAACACAGGCTGCATAAAGACGCGACTTCACCTACGGCAAACCACAAACACACGAAAAACGTCGTTCACTCAGCCCATAGTTGAGCACGTTTCGAAAAAGACGAACCAGAATTGCCAACTAAGGCAATGGCTGTAAAATCCACTGACCCATGATTAGTCGACACCAGTAAAATGGTCGACGCAAGTTTGCCAACTGAGTAAATCACTCACAGAAAAATAATCAACTACATGACGACTTGATCCTCGAAAGGGGTACATAAGCAACTTGTCGAAACACATGTTTACCTTTCCCCCTCTCAAAAAGGGGGGNNNNNNNNNNNNNNNNNNNNNNNNNNNNNNNNNNNNNNNNNNNNNNNNGGGGGGGGGGGGGGGGGGGGGGAGAGGCGAGTGGGTACGTATACATATACTCATATACTCCCACGTTTAAAATATTTGCTTCTATGTACTTGATACTTTTAAAAACATTTCGGCAATAAGAAAACGCGTTTTGACTCTAACGCCTAGCCAACTCTTATACGACACAATCTATTAGAGACATCAAACGGCAAAACGATAATCTATGATTGTCCAAACACACAACCATAACTAAGCAAACAGCTTGCGTATAATCTAAAATGGAAATCATACGGTAAAGTCTCCATAACAAAATTATTCCTCACAACCGAACTGTTAACGGAAAACATGATCCACTGATCAGAACTAGTTGTCAATCAATCAAAGCTCTACACACTTCATAAATCATCCAAATTCCACAAAATTTTCGCACATAAAAGCAGCATATGAAAACAATTCACGTAAAAGAAGCTCCTCGAGCTATACAAAATGTCTTTTTACAAAATTACACAAACAAATCTCGAATGACCGAAGTCCTCACAAAGGAAAACGTCCTCACAAAGGAAAACGGTTCTTCCCTGGGAAAATTTTACACGACCTCTCGGTCCAACTTCATCGACCACGAACCGAAAGGTTTACGTCAGGCTCAAAACTACTTTTCGTCTGCAATCGTTCAAACAAAATTATTCCTCACAACCGAACTGTTAACGGAAAACATGATCCACTGATCAGAACTACTTGTCAATCAATCAAAGCTCTACACACTTCATAAAGCATCCTAATTCCACAAAATTTTCGCACATAAAAGCAGCATATGAAAACAATTCACGTAAAAGAAGCTCCTCGAGCTATACAAAATGTATTTTTACAAAATTACACAAACAAATCTCGAAAGACCGAAGTCCTCACAAAGGAAAACGGTTCTTCCCTGGGAAAATTTTACATGACCTCTCGGTCCAACTTCATCGATCACGAACCGAAAGGTTTACGTCAGGCTCAAAACTACTTTTCGTCTGCAATCGTTCAAACAAACTTCCCACAAGCTAAAAACATTTCTCGGCCACAAGCTAAAAACATGACCTTCAGACCAATGCAGAAACTCCTCTAGACACATTCTCATAACGTTAAAATATGGTTTACTTGAAAGAACACATTTCTCGGAAAAATGTGAGACCTTGCAGATTTTTGGAAATAAACTTTCCAGCGTAAATTCCTTGATGAAAGTTCCATCCTGAAAAAACTCGCAAAACAGTCACCACGGACTATAAATAAACAAATAAAAACTTGACTTGGGAAGACAAGTGTTAGTGTATTTTTGTGTAGAATCTTCGTGAGTACTACGGAACCATAGAAGAGCTGGAAAACCAGTTCCATTGCCCATTTGGCCAGACGTCCTGACACTTCGGGTTTGTGCAGGACTGTTTTTGTAGGGAACGACGTTACAGCTACAATTTTATGAGCCTGGAAGTGTTAGGGTATTTTTGTGTAGGATCTTTATGAGTACTACAGAACAATAGAAGAGCAGGAATATGAGCAAGAATAGAGAGCAAAGAGATGTTTTATTGATTGAATGAGCAGGGACTATAACGGTTGGTGTATAAACCCTAGTTCTAGCCGCCTAGCTCTAATCTCTTAGTGTCTGAATATCGACCCCTTATTTTTAGGGTATGTGCTCCCCTTATATAGTCGTGGAGATGTCGGTTAGGTAGGTTAAGCTCTTCCATATTTGGAAATATGGAAGAATCTTCTATGTAGAAAACTTTCATTTTACCCGGAGGTGGAGACGGAAGCAGGGGTAGGAACCATGACTTTCTTCTAGCAGGAACCTGGAGGCCGGCGTCCGGCCCGAGGCTTGGGGAATTCTTATACCGGAGTTTTTTAACCAACAATTTGACCCTTATTTCTCGATTTCGTCATTGAATTCGGGAGATAACCTGTGCACTTGAGTCAACCGGAGTTGCTTTATCTCAGCAGCCTTCCCTTAGGCAGGACATTGATCCAGTTTTTTCCATCTTCCAAGTTCTTTTTAGGCCTGGACCGTGTTCGAACCTGGCGGAAAGCTAGAGTCCTCTAGATAGACTGGGGCCTATAGTAGGTACTGGACATGTTTGGATATGATCTTGCAAGGCTCGGGGCCTGGAAGTGTCCCTCGGCCTGATGTAGAGGCCGTCTGAAGAGACGTTCTTGGCTTAAGTGAGCATTGTGGTGCTTGATTAGATCCTTGGACCCGGTGTAGGACCCCGAAGGGACATACTTTATTCCCATGTTTACTCAAGGGAAGATGTTGATATCACTCAAATTACTCTAAGTGATTTGTACTATCTTAAATAAGAGGCCGAGTTGTAGTACTTAGGGATCGAATCCACAAGGATTTGGGGCACACAAAAGATCTGAA
It encodes:
- the LOC106313589 gene encoding uncharacterized protein LOC106313589 isoform X2: MRLFHDTKSRKGIESNSPHARATSRLFPHLFLASSSSFRLHLSSVVFAGQSLHGFHRKPSNRLCPRPAELNLLGVMRREEEEIARSMSSIIRIFVVKKLRDFYWEARAGREPSQLLSVEDYLTKQRKESGSKELFLNSEQRKESPRSRCIWITSNAMIRNRNHF
- the LOC106313589 gene encoding uncharacterized protein LOC106313589 isoform X1 — its product is MRLFHDTKSRKGIESNSPHARATSRLFPHLFLASSSSFRLHLSSVVFAGQSLHGFHRKPSNRLCPRPAELNLLGVMRREEEEIARSMSSIIRIFVVKKLRDFCYWEARAGREPSQLLSVEDYLTKQRKESGSKELFLNSEQRKESPRSRCIWITSNAMIRNRNHF
- the LOC106313589 gene encoding uncharacterized protein LOC106313589 isoform X4 gives rise to the protein MPEQPHVSFPTYFLRAHRLFDSISPPSCLPDSLFMASTENPPIVFVHGQPRCYEAGGGGDSSKHVFHYKDFRCEKAERFLLGSPCRS
- the LOC106313589 gene encoding uncharacterized protein LOC106313589 isoform X3 is translated as MPEQPHVSFPTYFLRAHRLFDSISPPSCLPDSLFMASTENPPIVFVHGQPRCYEAGGGGDSSKHVFHYKDFRCEKAERFLLLGSPCRS